The Coffea arabica cultivar ET-39 chromosome 6e, Coffea Arabica ET-39 HiFi, whole genome shotgun sequence genome contains the following window.
GTCTAGCTTCCTTATAGTCCATGGAATGAGCAGTGAAGCGGCTGATTTTGCTAATTGCATCATTTAGCCTTTCCCTATCACCTGAGAATCATTTGATTTTGTTCCTCGAGAACCTTCGCACTCACCAGCTGTTCCAAAACTGAAAATTGGACGTTTTCCTCTCACCGCTCCTAGGATCGGAGGGACGTAGTAAACATTCTCACCTTCCCAAAGATAGTTGCTGTATGGATGGTCTATCGAAGAGGAAGCCACTGTCTTTCCCTTGTGACTTTTGATTTGTGGGGGGCTGATTGCACTTTGATGGTTCCATGGGAACTGGTTCACAAGCCGACTGCGCATAGCTGCATGTTGCTATTTTTTTCCACGTAGTCGGGGTGTAATGTCGTAGAGGAAGCAGCTCCCTGACAATTTGAAGTCCTTATAGTCTCCATTTGCCTATAGAAAATAACATAATATAACTAATGGTTAGGGGATGGCTGAGGTCGAATATTCTGTATTTCATGATGGTCACTGTACTACGTGTTGTATTAGCCATATATTCGACTGACCAACAAACTACATAGGGAACGTAGCTAAGAAATTATAAAATGTAAGAGTTCGGATTTTGCAGAAACtagaaaaaatataaagattATGATGTTGTTAGACAAATGAAATGGAGAAGAGCTAATCATTTTCATACCTCTTCCAATTGTTGCCAATGCTCGTCGCTGGCTGTGAagcaattattttcttcatccCAACCAAGTTCGGTCTCTGGTTTAGAAGACAACCCCCGAAGCTGCGAGAAACAATACCATTTTTTCTTGAATCTGTGCATTCGAGACAGGCA
Protein-coding sequences here:
- the LOC140009709 gene encoding uncharacterized protein isoform X1, producing MPYVYSTSAASPTSCSSNCSTHLSSHSNDYQLCVENYQTFGGCLLNQRPNLVGMKKIIASQPATSIGNNWKRQMETIRTSNCQGAASSTTLHPDYVEKNSNMQLCAVGL
- the LOC140009709 gene encoding uncharacterized protein isoform X2 — protein: MPYVYSTSAASPTSCSSNCSTHLSSHSNDYQLCVENYQTWLRGLSSKPETELGWDEENNCFTASDEHWQQLEEANGDYKDFKLSGSCFLYDITPRLRGKK